One Brassica oleracea var. oleracea cultivar TO1000 chromosome C7, BOL, whole genome shotgun sequence genomic window carries:
- the LOC106306218 gene encoding 21 kDa protein-like: protein MAKVLDLSLVLCVLCVSTAAIAMARNLGEESSDDTEFIKSSCETATYPDLCFQSLSSYASEIKKRPLQLAETALAVSMARAKSAKTYISDMTDYKGITKRQHEAVSDCVEEMGDTVDRLSKSLKELKNLEEGESKEDFWFCLSNVRTWTSAALTDETTCLDGFGGKGMDGELKSLVRAHIVRVAQDTSNALALINVYASKH from the coding sequence ATGGCGAAAGTTTTAGATCTTTCTCTGGTTCTCTGTGTTCTGTGTGTGTCCACTGCAGCAATAGCCATGGCAAGAAACCTTGGAGAGGAATCTAGCGATGATACAGAGTTCATTAAATCCTCTTGTGAGACAGCAACGTACCCGGACCTATGCTTTCAGTCTCTGTCTTCTTACGCAAGCGAGATCAAGAAGCGGCCCCTTCAGCTCGCCGAGACAGCGCTTGCCGTTAGCATGGCCCGAGCGAAGTCAGCCAAAACATATATCTCGGACATGACTGACTACAAAGGAATCACAAAGAGGCAGCACGAGGCCGTGTCGGACTGTGTTGAAGAGATGGGAGATACTGTTGATAGGTTGAGCAAGTCGCTGAAGGAGTTGAAGAATCTGGAGGAAGGAGAGAGCAAAGAAGACTTCTGGTTCTGTTTGAGCAATGTCCGGACGTGGACAAGCGCGGCGCTGACAGATGAGACTACGTGTCTTGATGGGTTTGGAGGGAAAGGCATGGATGGGGAGCTGAAAAGCTTAGTCAGAGCACACATTGTGCGTGTGGCGCAAGATACGAGTAATGCCTTGGCTTTGATCAATGTCTATGCTTCCAAGCATTGA
- the LOC106306217 gene encoding LOW QUALITY PROTEIN: uncharacterized protein LOC106306217 (The sequence of the model RefSeq protein was modified relative to this genomic sequence to represent the inferred CDS: deleted 1 base in 1 codon): MATLTLSHFLPHCLRRNHLPADHRRNRCRCCLYSTTNESSTAVVWFKQDLRVDDHPGLLAASKHRAVIPLYVLDRRILSRYTTETLELAIIALEELRSSLKKQGSDLMLRYGNAENVIGDLVKEVRAPFVFVEEEVEHHLCEVVEAVKKKMDGVSFPGESPRVVVWRTPFYETQKLSDLPHSWEEFKKLNLPVTLPVPAGRLSSQENELQWGSVPTLDDLKDYMKESLCEKERSWREMAHASAERILMERNLEPNVDGSLGKKVHNSAFITRSRDTVGGGTEAVLNALAGYLRYLEGTSRDDWQEVHARLRHAETRPGASFFKLFGPALCLGIVSRRRVHYEAIEYEKERNAGFISPFGYSASTVTAATDAVCSMEWYSLISLNEEMIDDKRRSVRIWRWKGYLIQYTVAGNEGPAVLLVHGFGAFLEHYRDNVDSIVNSRNRVWTITVLGFGKSEKPNIVYTELLWSEMLRDFMIEVVGEPAHCVGNSIGGYFVSLMAFLWPDLVKSVVLVNSAGNVIPGYSHLPISRERRVPFGAQLGARLLILFLRFNVKKLLKDCYPVKPERADEFLITEMLRASQDPGVVMVLESIFGFDLSRPLNYLLKGFEEKTLVIQGMKDPISDPRKKVALLKEFCPGMVIKKVNAGHCPHDEIPEEVNHVICVWIAKVDNNEQQALKASSQQIYYHNNNKQN, from the exons ATGGCAACGCTCACTCTCTCGCATTTTCTACCTCACTGTCTCCGACGGAATCATCTCCCCGCCGATCACCGGAGGAACCGATGCAGATGCTGTTTGTATTCCACAACGAATGAATCTTCCACAGCGGTTGTGTGGTTCAAGCAAGACCTTCGTGTTGATGATCACCCTGGTCTCCTCGCCGCGTCCAAGCACAGAGCCGTCATACCTCTCTACGTCCTCGACCGTCGCATTCTCTCGC GATACACAACGGAGACTCTAGAGCTAGCTATCATAGCATTGGAAGAGTTAAGAAGCTCCTTAAAGAAGCAAGGCTCAGATCTTATGCTCAGGTACGGGAATGCAGAGAATGTCATTGGAGATCTTGTCAAAGAG GTCCGAGCTCCCTTTGTCTTTGTGGAAGAAGAGGTGGAACACCATCTGTGTGAGGTTGTGGAGGCTGTTAAGAAGAAAATGGATGGGGTTTCGTTTCCTGGAGAATCACCGAGGGTTGTTGTGTGGAGGACTCCTTTTTATGAGACTCAA AAATTGTCGGATCTGCCACACTCTTGGGAAGAGTTTAAGAAACTAAATCTGCCTGTCACTTTGCCAGTTCCTGCAGGAAGACTGTCATCTCAAGAAAATGAACTGCAGTGGG GTTCTGTGCCAACACTAGATGACCTGAAGGACTATATGAAGGAAAGCTTATGCGAGAAAGAAAGGAGCTGGAGGGAGATGGCACATGCATCCGCGGAAAGAATACTAATGGAAAGGAACTTGGAGCCAAATGTTGATGGAAGTCTAGGGAAGAAGGTGCACAACTCTGCTTTTATAACGAGAAGTAGAGATACTGTTGGAGGTGGAACCGAGGCTGTGCTGAATGCACTAGCAGGATACTTGAGGTACTTGGAGGGTACAAGTCGAGATGACTGGCAAGA GGTTCATGCAAGGCTACGTCATGCCGAGACTAGGCCGGGAGCTTCATTTTTCAAACTTTTTGGACCTGCGCTCTGTCTTGGTATTGTATCAAGAAGAAGGGTTCACTATGAAGCAATAGAGTACGAGAAAGAAAGAAACGCTGGATTTATTTCTCCATTTGGATACTCAGCTTCTACAGTGACTGCCGCAACCGATGCTGTGTGCTCTATGGAG TGGTATTCACTTATATCTCTAAATGAAGAGATGATTGATGATAAAAGACGTTCTGTAAGGATTTGGAGATGGAAGGGCTATCTCATTCAG TACACAGTGGCTGGCAATGAAGGCCCTGCCGTTCTCCTTGTGCATGGATTTGGTGCTTTTCTGGAGCATTACCGTGACAATGTGGACAGCATAGTAAACAGCAGAAACCGAGTATGGACCATCACAGTCTTGGGTTTTGGAAAATCAGAGAAGCCGAACATCGTTTACACCGAGCTTTTATGGTCTGAAATGCTGCGGGATTTTATGATTGAAGTGGTTGGTGAACCAGCACATTGCGTAGGAAACTCAATCGGTG GTTATTTCGTTTCGTTAATGGCTTTTCTTTGGCCGGACTTGGTAAAGTCCGTTGTCCTTGTTAACAGTGCTGGCAATGTGATACCTGGATACTCTCATCTCCCAATCTCTAGG GAAAGGCGAGTTCCATTTGGTGCACAGCTTGGTGCTAGACTTCTTATCCTGTTCCTACGATTCAATGTCAAAAAGCTATTAAAGGATTGCTATCCAGTT AAACCTGAGAGAGCTGATGAGTTTTTAATCACTGAAATGCTAAGAGCA TCCCAAGATCCAGGTGTGGTTATGGTCCTGGAAAGTATATTCGGCTTTGATCTTTCACGTCCTTTGAATTATCTCCTCAAAGGGTTTGAGGAAAAAACTCTAGTAATACAG GGAATGAAAGATCCCATATCGGATCCGCGGAAGAAAGTGGCCTTACTGAAGGAGTTCTGTCCAGGAATGGTGATTAAAAAAGTCAATGCAGGTCACTGTCCCCACGATGAGATCCCAGAGGAGGTGAACCATGTTATCTGCGTATGGATAGCCAAGGTCGATAATAATGAACAACAAGCACTC AAAGCCTCATCCCAGCAGATTTACTACCACAATAATAATAAACAAAACTAA
- the LOC106301342 gene encoding protein SRG1-like gives MEEAKGANQYNSIIVPSVQEMVKEKMIKTVPQRYIRSDLDKTEITDDCGPRTEIPIIDLNRLCSLTSMASEIDKLDLACKEWGFFQLVNHGIDSKFLDKVKSEIQDHFNLPMEEKKKLWQQPGEIEGFGQSFVVSEEQKLDWSDMFYLTMQPVRSRKPHLFPKLPLPFRDTLERYSTEVKSIAKILLGNMARALKIKPEEILEELFDDELGQKMRMNYYPPCPEPDQVIGVTPHSDATGLTILLQVNEVEGLQIKKDGKWVPVKPLPNAFVVNIGDMLEIITNGTYKSIEHRGVVNSEKERLSVAAFHNMGMGKVVGPLRSLVERQKGALFRSVTIEEFLKVLFSRELDGKAFLDVWRI, from the exons ATGGAAGAAGCCAAGGGAGCAAACCAGTATAACTCCATAATAGTTCCTTCTGTACAAGAGATGGTCAAGGAAAAGATGATCAAGACCGTTCCCCAGAGGTATATACGGTCCGATCTAGACAAAACCGAGATCACAGATGACTGTGGTCCAAGAACCGAGATCCCAATCATCGACTTGAACCGTTTGTGTTCTTTAACCTCCATGGCCTCTGAGATTGACAAGCTCGACTTGGCTTGCAAAGAGTGGGGATTTTTTCAA CTTGTAAACCACGGAATAGACTCAAAGTTCTTGGACAAAGTCAAGTCGGAGATTCAAGATCACTTCAACCTTCCCATGGAAGAGAAGAAGAAGCTATGGCAACAACCCGGTGAGATCGAAGGGTTTGGACAATCTTTCGTTGTCTCAGAGGAGCAGAAACTAGACTGGAGTGACATGTTCTACCTCACAATGCAACCTGTTCGATCAAGGAAGCCTCACTTGTTCCCCAAGTTACCTCTTCCCTTCAG AGATACACTAGAGAGGTATTCAACTGAAGTGAAAAGCATAGCTAAGATCTTGTTAGGGAACATGGCAAGAGCCTTGAAGATCAAACCTGAGGAAATATTGGAAGAGTTGTTTGACGACGAGTTAGGACAGAAAATGAGGATGAATTACTACCCGCCATGTCCTGAGCCGGATCAGGTTATTGGTGTAACTCCGCATTCAGATGCTACGGGACTCACCATCCTTTTGCAGGTTAATGAAGTGGAAGGTCTCCAGATCAAGAAAGATGGCAAGTGGGTTCCAGTCAAACCTCTCCCAAACGCTTTTGTTGTTAATATTGGAGACATGTTAGAG ATCATAACGAATGGAACTTACAAAAGTATAGAGCATCGTGGGGTTGTGAACTCTGAGAAAGAGAGGCTTTCTGTGGCCGCGTTCCACAATATGGGAATGGGTAAAGTGGTTGGTCCGCTGAGAAGTCTTGTGGAAAGGCAAAAGGGTGCGTTGTTCAGAAGCGTGACCATCGAAGAGTTTTTGAAGGTCTTGTTCTCCAGAGAGCTTGATGGAAAAGCTTTCCTCGACGTTTGGAGAATCTAA
- the LOC106301343 gene encoding protein SRG1-like isoform X2: MEAKGATYYNSIIVPSVQEMAKGKMIKKVPQRYVRSGLDKAEITDECGPRTKIPIIDLNRLCSSTYTASEIDKLDLACKEWGFFQLVNHGIDPNFLDKLKSEIQDFFNLPMEEKKKLWQQPGDMEGFGQAHVVSEEQKLDWGDMFYLLMQPARLRKPHLFPKLPLPFRDTLETYSTKVKTIAQTLLVNMEKALKIEPKEIEELFGDELGQKMKMNYYPPCPEPDQVNEVEGLQIKRDGKWVTVKPLPNAFIVNIGDMLEIITNGTYKSTEHRGVVNSEKERLSVAMFHNAAMGKEIGPLRSFVERQKAALFKSVTTEEFLKVLFSRQINGKAFLDVWRI, from the exons ATGGAAGCAAAGGGAGCAACCTATTATAACTCCATAATAGTTCCTTCTGTACAAGAGATGGCGAAGGGAAAGATGATCAAGAAAGTTCCTCAGAGGTATGTACGGTCTGGTCTAGATAAAGCTGAGATCACTGATGAGTGTGGTCCTAGAACCAAGATCCCAATCATCGACCTGAATCGTTTGTGTTCTTCCACCTACACGGCTTCTGAGATTGACAAGCTTGACTTGGCTTGCAAAGAGTGGGGATTTTTCCAA CTTGTGAACCACGGAATAGACCCAAACTTCTTGGACAAACTCAAGTCAGAGATTCAAGATTTCTTCAACCTTCCCATGGAAGAGAAGAAGAAACTGTGGCAACAACCTGGTGATATGGAGGGGTTTGGACAAGCTCATGTGGTTTCAGAGGAGCAGAAACTCGATTGGGGAGACATGTTCTACCTCTTGATGCAGCCTGCTCGATTACGCAAGCCCCACTTGTTCCCCAAGTTACCTCTTCCCTTCAG AGATACACTAGAGACATATTCGACTAAAGTGAAAACCATAGCTCAGACCTTGTTAGTGAACATGGAAAAAGCCCTGAAGATCGAACCTAAGGAAATTGAAGAGTTGTTTGGTGACGAGTTAGGACAGAAAATGAAGATGAACTACTACCCACCTTGTCCAGAGCCGGATCAG GTTAATGAAGTGGAAGGTCTCCAGATCAAGAGAGATGGCAAGTGGGTTACAGTCAAACCTCTCCCAAATGCTTTCATTGTCAATATTGGAGACATGTTAGAG ATCATAACAAATGGGACATACAAAAGTACAGAGCATCGCGGAGTTGTGAACTCAGAGAAAGAGAGGCTTTCTGTCGCAATGTTTCACAATGCGGCAATGGGTAAAGAAATTGGTCCGCTAAGAAGTTTCGTGGAAAGGCAGAAGGCTGCGTTGTTCAAAAGCGTGACAACCGAAGAGTTTTTGAAGGTCTTGTTCTCCCGACAGATTAATGGAAAAGCTTTCCTTGACGTTTGGAGAATCTAA
- the LOC106301343 gene encoding protein SRG1-like isoform X1: MEAKGATYYNSIIVPSVQEMAKGKMIKKVPQRYVRSGLDKAEITDECGPRTKIPIIDLNRLCSSTYTASEIDKLDLACKEWGFFQLVNHGIDPNFLDKLKSEIQDFFNLPMEEKKKLWQQPGDMEGFGQAHVVSEEQKLDWGDMFYLLMQPARLRKPHLFPKLPLPFRDTLETYSTKVKTIAQTLLVNMEKALKIEPKEIEELFGDELGQKMKMNYYPPCPEPDQVNGLTPHSDATGLTILLQVNEVEGLQIKRDGKWVTVKPLPNAFIVNIGDMLEIITNGTYKSTEHRGVVNSEKERLSVAMFHNAAMGKEIGPLRSFVERQKAALFKSVTTEEFLKVLFSRQINGKAFLDVWRI, from the exons ATGGAAGCAAAGGGAGCAACCTATTATAACTCCATAATAGTTCCTTCTGTACAAGAGATGGCGAAGGGAAAGATGATCAAGAAAGTTCCTCAGAGGTATGTACGGTCTGGTCTAGATAAAGCTGAGATCACTGATGAGTGTGGTCCTAGAACCAAGATCCCAATCATCGACCTGAATCGTTTGTGTTCTTCCACCTACACGGCTTCTGAGATTGACAAGCTTGACTTGGCTTGCAAAGAGTGGGGATTTTTCCAA CTTGTGAACCACGGAATAGACCCAAACTTCTTGGACAAACTCAAGTCAGAGATTCAAGATTTCTTCAACCTTCCCATGGAAGAGAAGAAGAAACTGTGGCAACAACCTGGTGATATGGAGGGGTTTGGACAAGCTCATGTGGTTTCAGAGGAGCAGAAACTCGATTGGGGAGACATGTTCTACCTCTTGATGCAGCCTGCTCGATTACGCAAGCCCCACTTGTTCCCCAAGTTACCTCTTCCCTTCAG AGATACACTAGAGACATATTCGACTAAAGTGAAAACCATAGCTCAGACCTTGTTAGTGAACATGGAAAAAGCCCTGAAGATCGAACCTAAGGAAATTGAAGAGTTGTTTGGTGACGAGTTAGGACAGAAAATGAAGATGAACTACTACCCACCTTGTCCAGAGCCGGATCAGGTTAATGGTCTAACTCCACATTCAGATGCTACAGGACTCACCATCCTTCTGCAGGTTAATGAAGTGGAAGGTCTCCAGATCAAGAGAGATGGCAAGTGGGTTACAGTCAAACCTCTCCCAAATGCTTTCATTGTCAATATTGGAGACATGTTAGAG ATCATAACAAATGGGACATACAAAAGTACAGAGCATCGCGGAGTTGTGAACTCAGAGAAAGAGAGGCTTTCTGTCGCAATGTTTCACAATGCGGCAATGGGTAAAGAAATTGGTCCGCTAAGAAGTTTCGTGGAAAGGCAGAAGGCTGCGTTGTTCAAAAGCGTGACAACCGAAGAGTTTTTGAAGGTCTTGTTCTCCCGACAGATTAATGGAAAAGCTTTCCTTGACGTTTGGAGAATCTAA
- the LOC106304645 gene encoding uncharacterized protein C227.17c: MTTETDDSTAVRRRVSCTKCFDALWFCYSPFYQMQQYYRVGKLDDCTKKFSDLFDCLSLKTKTASEAEKIMEEQEQAEAAKHIWIMRTREEASCHWNETFGHLDDPNY, encoded by the exons ATGACCACGGAAACGGACGACTCTACAGCTGTGCGGCGGCGCGTGTCGTGCACAAAATGCTTCGACGCTCTCTGGTTCTGCTACT CACCATTTTACCAAATGCAACAGTATTACCGGGTTGGAAAACTTGATGATTGTACCAAAAAGTTCTCTGATCTCTTTGACTGTCTTTCGTTAAAGACAAAAACAGCTTCTGAAGCCGAG AAAATTATGGAAGAGCAAGAGCAAGCAGAAGCAGCAAAACATATCTGGATTATGCGGACACGGGAAGAAGCTTCTTGTCACTGGAACGAGACTTTTGGCCATTTGGATGATCCAAATTATTAG
- the LOC106302085 gene encoding AT-hook motif nuclear-localized protein 3, protein MEEREGTNNVTSFGLNQQQQQHEAAASSAAYPMDPPRPDNPNPFSAPPITSSSSAAAAVENAAPQFSLTMPAAETGSSEQKKKRGRPRKYNPDGTLAVTLSPMPISSSVPLSSEFPPRKRGRGRGRTSRWLKKSQMFQFDRSPVVTNFAGAGVATAADFAGANFTPYVLTVNAGEDVTMKIMTFSQQGSRAICILSANGPISNVTLRQSTTSGGTLTYEGRFEILSLTGSFMQNDSGGTRSRAGGMSVCLAGPDGRVFGGGLAGLFLAAGPVQVMVGTFIAGQEQSQLQLAKERRQRFGSQPSSISFNITAEERKARFERLNNSVAIAAPTPSYQHENTGNAVHSYYTNSVNHVKEPFSSMPGDGGHEEGEDGEDDIELEGDEDGEFGGDSQSDNEIPS, encoded by the exons ATGGAGGAGAGAGAAGGAACCAACAACGTCACCAGCTTCGGTCTGAACCAACAACAACAACAACATGAAGCTGCTGCTTCTTCTGCTGCTTACCCGATGGACCCACCACGACCCGATAACCCGAACCCGTTTTCCGCCCCACCCATCACTTCTTCTTCCTCCGCCGCCGCGGCTGTGGAGAATGCGGCTCCTCAGTTCAGCTTAACAATGCCGGCGGCGGAGACTGGCTCCTCCGAGCAGAAAAAGAAGAGGGGAAGGCCGAGAAAGTATAACCCCGACGGGACTCTCGCAGTGACTCTGTCTCCGATGCCAATCTCCTCCTCTGTTCCTTTGTCGTCGGAGTTTCCTCCTAGAAAGCGAGGAAGAGGACGTGGCAGGACTAGTCGATGGCTCAAGAAGTCCCAGATGTTCCAGTTCGACAGAAGTCCTG TTGTTACCAATTTTGCAGGTGCAGGAGTTGCTACCGCTGCAGATTTTGCCGGAGCGAACTTTACACCTTATGTGCTCACAGTAAACGCTGGAGAG GATGTGACGATGAAGATAATGACATTCTCTCAACAAGGTTCTCGTGCTATATGCATCCTCTCAGCTAACGGTCCCATCTCCAATGTTACGCTGCGTCAATCTACTACATCCGGTGGTACTCTAACTTATGAG GGTCGTTTTGAGATTCTCTCTTTAACGGGTTCGTTTATGCAAAACGACTCCGGAGGAACTCGAAGTAGAGCTGGTGGTATGAGTGTTTGTCTCGCAGGACCAGACGGTCGTGTCTTTGGTGGAGGACTCGCTGGTCTCTTTCTTGCTGCTGGTCCTGTCCAG GTGATGGTTGGGACATTTATAGCGGGTCAGGAGCAGTCACAGCTGCAGCTAGCAAAAGAAAGACGGCAAAGATTCGGCTCTCAACCATCTTCCATCTCCTTTAACATCACAGCAGAAGAAAGGAAGGCGAGATTCGAGAGGCTCAACAACTCCGTTGCCATAGCTGCACCAACTCCTTCGTATCAGCATGAGAACACAGGGAACGCGGTTCACAGTTACTACACAAACTCGGTTAACCACGTCAAGGAGCCTTTCTCTTCCATGCCAGGAGATGGAGGACATGAGGAGGGAGAGGATGGAGAAGATGACATAGAGTTAGAAGGTGATGAGGACGGAGAGTTTGGAGGTGATAGCCAATCTGACAACGAGATTCCGAGCTGA
- the LOC106305108 gene encoding uncharacterized protein LOC106305108: protein MSDESGSPTFIIADFSDDDAANENWPEIEFRSPEDEAWYGVDVWELCDSLVVTFNGFSFEYDEVYSPEDFKNSDELKEFEERFRACSVQMQDTECATLAQGTKVCATCPSVAGEVKFYDAIVVNVSREKHGVDEEGNEVCGCDYKLYWNQGPFVNQVTSAKVGDICLVQEDKRMKPKVVTFLKEARRQLLGEAPQGKETEWQKILRKVTSAVRDHNLDPSVPENQG from the exons ATGTCTGACGAGAGTGGAAGTCCGACATTTATCATCGCCGATTTCTCCGACGACGACGCGGCTAACGAAAACTGGCCGGAGATTGAGTTCCGGTCACCGGAGGACGAGGCTTGGTACGGTGTGGACGTGTGGGAGTTGTGCGACTCTCTGGTGGTCACTTTCAACGGCTTCTCCTTCGAGTACGACGAGGTTTACTCGCCGGAGGATTTCAAGAACTCGGACGAGTTAAAGGAGTTCGAAGAGAGGTTCCGTGCTTGCTCCGTTCAGATGCAAGACACCGAGTGCGCGACGCTCGCGCAAGGCACGAAGGTCTGCGCCACGTGTCCTTCCGTCGCCGGAGAAGTCAAGTTCTACGACGCCATCGTCGTTAAC GTGTCGAGGGAGAAGCATGGTGTGGACGAGGAAGGGAACGAAGTGTGTGGATGCGATTACAAACTTTACTGGAACCAAGGTCCTTTCGTTAACCAGGTTACGTCTGCAAAAGTTGGTGACATTTGTCTTGTTCAGGAAGATAAACGAATGAAGCCGAAGGTTGTCACTTTCTTGAAAGAAGCTAGGAGGCAGCTTCTTGGAGAAGCTCCCCAAG GAAAAGAAACAGAGTGGCAAAAGATACTTAGGAAGGTCACTTCTGCTGTTCGAGACCACAACTTAGATCCATCTGTTCCAGAGAATCAAGGTTAA